DNA from Thermoleophilaceae bacterium:
GACCGATTGATCAACGAGTGAGCGAGGAGGTGCAGTGTGAACCGAGACCGGGCGGGCCGAAGAAGCAGACGTTGGAGTGCTCGTCGATCCAGGCGAGCTGGGCGAGGTGGAGGATCAGCGGCTTCTCGGCGCCGGGCTGGGCGGTGAAGTCGAAGTCCTCGAGCGTCTTGTGCGCGGGGAAGGCGGCGTGACGGATGCGCTGGCGGGCGCCCGAGGCGTCCCGGGCGAACACCTCGGCCTCGAGCAGCGCCTCGAGGAACTGCTCGTAGGGCCACTGCTCCT
Protein-coding regions in this window:
- a CDS encoding ATP-binding protein, translated to MSTKKQTTGERLPFLLHKLKAPRVLERLEATAERAREEQWPYEQFLEALLEAEVFARDASGARQRIRHAAFPAHKTLEDFDFTAQPGAEKPLILHLAQLAWIDEHSNVCFFGPPGLGSHCTSSLTR